Proteins from a genomic interval of Fluviispira vulneris:
- a CDS encoding YajQ family cyclic di-GMP-binding protein has product MPSFDIVSEVNIQEVDNAINQAQKEISSRYDFKGKKYDLSLDKQKAEMKFSADSESHVNAIADIINSKLLKRGIDLGSLDIDKIKPVGGMMLSQSIRIKQGLETDVAKKITRTIKDSKIKVDTQIQDKQIRVTGKKIDDLQSVIALLKEKQQELKIPLQFVNMKS; this is encoded by the coding sequence ATGCCAAGTTTTGATATTGTTTCTGAAGTGAATATCCAGGAAGTTGACAATGCTATCAACCAAGCACAAAAGGAAATATCTTCCCGATATGACTTCAAGGGGAAAAAATATGACCTCAGTTTAGATAAGCAAAAAGCTGAAATGAAATTTTCGGCTGACAGTGAGTCTCACGTAAATGCGATTGCAGATATTATTAATTCTAAACTTTTAAAGCGAGGAATTGATTTAGGATCACTTGATATCGATAAGATTAAGCCTGTAGGTGGAATGATGCTCAGCCAAAGCATTCGTATCAAACAGGGACTTGAAACAGATGTGGCAAAGAAAATCACCCGAACCATAAAAGACTCTAAAATAAAAGTCGATACCCAAATTCAGGATAAGCAAATCCGAGTTACGGGAAAAAAAATAGATGACTTACAGAGTGTTATTGCTCTCCTAAAAGAAAAACAGCAAGAGTTAAAAATACCTTTGCAGTTTGTCAATATGAAGAGCTAA
- the sufB gene encoding Fe-S cluster assembly protein SufB: MKNDKDPTLIEDFDASQVDILDDYKYGFHVKENYVFKGAKSAQGLTKEIVEEISAFKHEPEWMLDIRLKALEIFNSKPMPTWGDTKALNEIDFTNIHYFVRPTERVGTNWDDVPSEIKDTFDRLGIPEAERKFLAGVSAQFESEVVYHSMQKSLEEKGVLFFDMDTGLREHPEIIKKYFATVIPAEDNKFAALNTAVWSGGSFIYVPKGVHVDIPLQAYFRINTENMGQFERTLIIADEGSSVHYIEGCTAPVYRSDSLHSAVVELIAMKGAKIRYTTIQNWSKNIYNLVTKRAYAYEDASVEWVDGNIGSKLTMKYPAVYLLGPRARGEILSVAFAGNGMHQDAGAKIIHAAPHTTSVITSKSISKDGGCTTYRGLVKIPKGMKGCKSKVQCDALLMDDISNSITYPTMQIEEQEGTEVGHEASVSRVSDEQIYYLTSRGFSERQATLMIVNGFIEEFVKELPMEYAVELNRLIEIEFEGVG, from the coding sequence ATGAAAAACGATAAAGATCCAACATTAATCGAAGATTTTGATGCCTCGCAGGTTGATATCCTTGACGACTATAAATATGGCTTTCATGTAAAAGAAAACTATGTCTTTAAAGGGGCAAAATCCGCACAAGGTTTGACAAAAGAAATTGTTGAAGAAATTTCTGCTTTTAAGCATGAGCCAGAGTGGATGCTCGATATTCGCCTAAAAGCCCTTGAAATTTTTAATTCTAAGCCCATGCCAACTTGGGGCGACACGAAAGCCCTGAACGAAATCGATTTTACGAATATTCACTATTTTGTACGTCCGACTGAGAGGGTGGGAACGAATTGGGATGATGTTCCTTCAGAAATAAAAGACACTTTTGATAGATTGGGTATTCCAGAAGCTGAAAGAAAATTCTTAGCAGGCGTTTCTGCGCAGTTTGAGTCCGAAGTTGTGTACCACAGCATGCAAAAAAGCCTTGAAGAAAAAGGAGTACTTTTCTTCGACATGGACACTGGCCTACGAGAACACCCTGAAATTATTAAAAAATACTTTGCAACCGTCATCCCCGCAGAAGATAACAAGTTTGCCGCATTAAACACTGCGGTTTGGAGTGGTGGCAGTTTTATCTATGTGCCCAAAGGTGTGCACGTCGATATCCCATTGCAGGCTTATTTCAGAATCAATACGGAAAACATGGGCCAATTCGAACGCACCTTGATCATTGCCGACGAAGGCTCTTCGGTGCACTATATTGAAGGCTGCACTGCACCTGTTTATCGTAGTGATTCACTCCACTCTGCTGTGGTTGAATTGATAGCCATGAAAGGCGCTAAAATCCGTTATACAACCATCCAAAACTGGTCAAAAAATATTTACAATTTAGTGACCAAACGTGCCTATGCATACGAAGATGCTTCAGTTGAATGGGTGGATGGAAACATTGGTTCTAAATTAACGATGAAATACCCAGCAGTTTACTTACTTGGCCCACGCGCCCGCGGAGAAATCCTTTCCGTAGCTTTTGCTGGAAATGGCATGCATCAAGACGCTGGTGCCAAAATTATCCACGCAGCTCCTCATACAACGAGTGTTATCACTTCAAAATCGATTTCGAAGGACGGAGGTTGCACGACCTATAGGGGTCTGGTTAAAATCCCTAAAGGCATGAAGGGTTGTAAAAGCAAAGTTCAATGCGATGCGCTCTTGATGGATGACATTTCAAACTCAATAACTTACCCTACGATGCAAATTGAAGAACAAGAGGGGACTGAAGTTGGGCATGAAGCCAGTGTGAGCCGTGTGAGCGATGAGCAAATTTACTATCTCACTAGCCGTGGATTTTCAGAAAGACAAGCAACCCTCATGATAGTCAATGGATTTATCGAAGAGTTTGTAAAAGAATTGCCTATGGAATACGCGGTAGAACTCAATCGCTTGATTGAAATAGAATTTGAAGGAGTGGGTTAA
- the sufC gene encoding Fe-S cluster assembly ATPase SufC: protein MLTINQVKASVGDKEILKGIDLEIPAGEIHVIMGPNGVGKSTLGHVLMGSKNYKLNSGKIILDGEDISELDTAERAKKGIFLAFQYPVSIPGLKISEYLRNLYNLRHSKQVSVSEFRKILKNKLELLNIERASLQRYLNDGFSGGEMKRLEMLQLMLIEPKVAILDEIDSGVDVDAQKIVAESIKHIAKEIGTSFIIVTHYQRLLNFINPHKIHVILDGKINQSGDMSLVEVLEREGYEHIRQNNSSSQ from the coding sequence ATGTTAACCATCAATCAAGTAAAAGCATCCGTAGGTGACAAGGAAATATTAAAAGGCATTGACCTTGAAATTCCTGCAGGAGAAATCCACGTTATTATGGGTCCAAATGGCGTAGGTAAATCCACTCTGGGTCATGTTCTAATGGGCTCTAAAAATTACAAATTAAATTCAGGTAAAATAATACTCGATGGTGAAGATATTTCTGAACTCGACACCGCAGAAAGAGCAAAAAAGGGAATTTTTCTAGCATTTCAGTATCCTGTTTCTATACCAGGTCTCAAGATCTCCGAATATTTACGAAACCTTTACAACTTACGTCACTCTAAACAAGTGAGTGTGTCAGAGTTTAGAAAAATCTTAAAAAATAAACTTGAACTGTTAAATATTGAACGTGCTTCTTTGCAGAGATATTTAAATGATGGTTTCTCAGGCGGAGAAATGAAGCGTTTAGAAATGCTACAGCTCATGTTAATTGAACCAAAAGTCGCAATTTTAGATGAAATTGACTCAGGTGTTGACGTTGATGCACAAAAGATTGTTGCTGAAAGCATTAAACATATCGCAAAAGAAATTGGTACAAGTTTTATCATAGTCACTCACTATCAACGTCTTTTAAACTTTATAAATCCTCACAAAATTCATGTTATTTTAGACGGAAAAATCAATCAATCTGGCGATATGTCTTTGGTTGAAGTGCTCGAGCGTGAGGGTTATGAACACATTCGTCAAAATAATTCTTCAAGTCAATAA
- the sufU gene encoding Fe-S cluster assembly sulfur transfer protein SufU, whose protein sequence is MTTGLKSSQSVELNALYQEVIVDHSKNPRFKSKNMPCRFCQEGKNPLCGDNITIYCQVEMKDDKPTLYVGFDGTGCSISQASASIMCNSMQSVTLAEARDLIIEAEKIYTGIIQVNSDDLEQDIEALHGVSKFPVRVKCAALAWKTLSLLLNENFDEAGMPKQGCDKLTNCAQSPLNKRKLKIVSTEN, encoded by the coding sequence ATGACGACCGGTCTAAAATCTTCACAATCAGTAGAGCTCAATGCCCTTTACCAAGAGGTCATTGTCGATCACTCAAAAAATCCTAGATTTAAATCTAAGAACATGCCTTGCCGCTTTTGCCAAGAAGGTAAAAATCCTCTTTGTGGTGACAACATCACAATTTATTGCCAAGTCGAAATGAAAGATGACAAACCAACCCTTTACGTTGGCTTTGATGGAACAGGGTGTTCTATTAGCCAAGCCAGCGCAAGTATTATGTGCAATTCCATGCAGTCAGTTACTTTAGCTGAGGCTCGAGATTTAATAATAGAAGCTGAAAAAATATATACTGGAATTATTCAAGTTAATTCAGATGATCTTGAACAAGATATAGAAGCGTTGCACGGAGTGAGCAAATTCCCAGTTCGTGTCAAGTGCGCTGCTCTTGCTTGGAAAACTTTAAGTCTGCTCTTAAATGAAAATTTTGATGAAGCAGGGATGCCTAAACAAGGTTGTGATAAACTCACAAATTGTGCACAGTCGCCTTTAAATAAACGGAAATTAAAAATTGTTTCTACAGAAAATTAA
- a CDS encoding transporter substrate-binding domain-containing protein, translating to MKRITLLLSLLCTFSHFNLYSQTLARIKKEKELKVCTSAGYAPFEVKSSSGEWIGFDIRMFELFAKKLNVKLNMIDIRWEGVFPALLSGKCDFITGGMSITKEREKVIRFSTPIYKSGNSLVIAEKNKDKYKTLADLDKAGVKIAVKTGNTADFFLKKELIHAKIYRFDTNADLITAVLENRTDAFAQDSIFSLMAEQEHKEKLHILTDKLNYEDLAVGLRKKDTALLKEFNQFLSEWKKNGGYAEAVQYYLETDAWRAELKQK from the coding sequence TTGAAACGAATCACTTTATTGCTCTCATTGCTATGCACTTTTTCTCATTTTAACTTATATTCTCAAACGCTTGCACGGATTAAAAAAGAAAAAGAGTTGAAGGTGTGTACTTCGGCAGGCTATGCACCCTTTGAAGTAAAATCTTCAAGTGGTGAGTGGATTGGTTTTGACATCCGTATGTTTGAACTTTTTGCAAAGAAATTAAATGTCAAATTAAATATGATAGATATTCGCTGGGAAGGTGTTTTTCCTGCTTTATTATCTGGGAAATGTGATTTTATCACCGGTGGTATGTCTATTACCAAAGAGAGAGAAAAAGTCATTCGTTTTAGCACTCCTATTTACAAAAGTGGTAACTCTCTCGTTATCGCAGAAAAAAATAAAGATAAGTATAAAACTTTAGCTGACCTTGACAAAGCGGGAGTAAAAATTGCGGTTAAGACAGGCAATACTGCCGATTTCTTTCTCAAAAAAGAATTAATACATGCGAAAATCTACCGCTTTGATACCAATGCCGATCTCATTACTGCGGTTCTCGAAAACCGCACGGACGCTTTTGCGCAAGATTCCATTTTTTCTCTTATGGCTGAACAGGAGCACAAAGAAAAATTACATATTTTAACAGACAAATTAAACTATGAAGATCTTGCTGTTGGTCTAAGAAAAAAAGACACGGCTCTGCTTAAAGAATTTAATCAATTTTTAAGTGAATGGAAAAAAAATGGGGGTTATGCTGAAGCCGTTCAATATTATTTAGAAACCGATGCATGGCGTGCTGAATTGAAGCAAAAATAA
- a CDS encoding SufD family Fe-S cluster assembly protein codes for MSVIHLESKKLALCPKYPEESWRKTNPEIFFLPQDEVLNFQGHSVQEKLSTFLPWKVSYRNPQETLAHLASLKKQFGEACESIFQNDLNRIILVEIGHGIVDIYSSDTLKSTVEFLSAPFEVKSIAPKSDIGFALANRLKASAPHEIIMKLATLGNEKPLIIVTNHLNCNFSQIYSTFKLILAKGSQAELIIAEGNSQFGILRHTLVLEENAQLSQLWINITTDDEKNTNSLFEREVNLGENSKFIDAQIMAPHGNTRVTSNVVFTGKKASANSSAAVVATHGNFDYEPIQEHKVPQCNSHLNIKMIVANRAKSVFQGLVIIDKEAPQSLAMQVNKNLLLSKNARVDASPRLEILPNDVMCKHGSATGEIDAKQLYYLSTRGFSTAEARKMIIKSFVQETLSQLESESLLLNAAEHALETALNLLPQA; via the coding sequence ATGTCAGTTATTCACTTAGAAAGTAAAAAACTTGCTCTTTGTCCAAAATACCCAGAGGAAAGTTGGCGCAAAACAAATCCTGAAATTTTCTTTTTACCACAAGATGAAGTGCTTAATTTTCAAGGCCACAGCGTACAAGAAAAATTATCCACTTTTTTACCTTGGAAGGTTTCATACAGAAATCCACAAGAAACCCTTGCCCATTTGGCATCCTTAAAGAAACAATTTGGCGAAGCTTGTGAATCTATATTTCAAAATGATTTAAATAGAATAATTTTAGTTGAAATAGGTCATGGGATTGTTGATATTTATTCTTCCGACACATTAAAATCAACAGTGGAATTTTTATCTGCACCTTTTGAAGTCAAATCAATCGCTCCAAAAAGTGATATTGGTTTTGCTTTGGCAAATAGACTAAAAGCAAGTGCACCACACGAAATTATTATGAAGCTTGCAACTCTGGGTAATGAAAAGCCACTTATTATTGTGACAAATCATTTAAACTGTAATTTCTCCCAGATATATAGCACATTTAAGCTTATACTTGCTAAAGGGAGCCAAGCAGAACTCATAATAGCAGAAGGTAATTCTCAATTTGGCATCTTACGACATACACTTGTACTCGAAGAAAATGCTCAGCTTTCCCAATTGTGGATCAATATTACGACTGACGATGAAAAAAATACAAATTCTTTATTTGAAAGAGAAGTGAATTTAGGAGAAAATTCTAAGTTTATTGACGCACAAATTATGGCTCCCCATGGGAACACACGTGTGACTTCAAATGTAGTTTTTACTGGTAAAAAAGCAAGCGCAAACTCATCTGCTGCAGTTGTTGCAACCCATGGCAATTTTGATTATGAGCCTATTCAAGAACACAAAGTACCGCAATGTAACTCACATTTAAATATTAAAATGATAGTTGCCAATCGTGCGAAAAGTGTTTTCCAAGGTCTCGTGATAATCGACAAAGAAGCACCACAATCTCTAGCTATGCAAGTGAATAAAAATTTATTGCTCAGCAAAAATGCTCGAGTTGACGCCTCCCCACGCCTCGAAATTCTCCCCAATGATGTTATGTGTAAACATGGCAGTGCCACTGGCGAGATCGATGCAAAGCAGCTTTATTATTTGTCAACCCGCGGATTTTCAACTGCCGAAGCACGTAAGATGATTATTAAAAGTTTTGTGCAAGAAACTCTTTCTCAACTTGAGAGTGAAAGCTTGTTACTCAATGCTGCAGAACATGCTCTAGAAACAGCTCTCAACTTGCTTCCACAAGCTTAA
- a CDS encoding aminotransferase class V-fold PLP-dependent enzyme, producing MKATKLGSHIRNEFPLFENNKKIEDGQIKPFSYLDSAVSAQKHISVIKAMSHHLEYDYGSVHRGAYGVSVRSSQMYENTRSIVAKFIGNSVQPEQIVYTRGTTESLNILANGIGEEYLNENSRIVIPAAEHHANLIPWQQVALKKNCELAYIPLEGKKGKELRLNLSEAKKLITKNTKVVSLAHVGNVIGQINPIEEVIALAKSVGALVVLDCAQSMTCIEEDVFALGADAIAFSPHKIYGPSGIGVLAMSNELMERLPPYTFGGGMISDVSLEGSSWAQGPAKFEAGTPPITEVAGLDAAIKWITQVGKINIHDHAASLAAIFLSKVQEIPDIEVFAPGTGQETIVSFRHKKIHAHDLATILDAENVAMRAGHHCAWPLIRFLGVDALVRCSFAAYSDKDDIELAIAAIKKASKIT from the coding sequence ATGAAAGCAACGAAACTTGGTTCCCACATTCGTAATGAATTCCCTCTCTTCGAAAATAATAAAAAAATTGAAGATGGACAAATCAAACCTTTTTCGTATTTAGATTCAGCCGTTTCAGCGCAAAAACACATCAGTGTGATAAAAGCTATGTCGCATCATTTAGAATACGACTATGGCTCTGTTCACCGTGGAGCGTATGGCGTATCGGTTCGATCCTCTCAGATGTATGAAAACACACGATCTATTGTGGCAAAATTCATTGGAAATTCTGTGCAGCCTGAACAAATAGTTTATACCCGTGGAACAACGGAAAGCTTGAATATTTTAGCCAATGGAATTGGCGAAGAGTATTTGAATGAAAATAGTCGAATTGTGATTCCTGCAGCTGAACATCATGCAAATTTAATCCCGTGGCAACAAGTTGCACTCAAAAAGAATTGTGAATTAGCTTACATTCCTCTTGAAGGAAAAAAAGGAAAAGAATTAAGACTCAATTTATCTGAAGCAAAAAAACTTATCACAAAAAATACCAAAGTGGTTTCTCTTGCCCATGTCGGCAATGTCATTGGGCAAATCAATCCAATCGAAGAAGTGATTGCTCTTGCTAAAAGCGTAGGAGCCCTCGTAGTGCTCGACTGTGCACAAAGCATGACTTGCATAGAAGAAGATGTTTTTGCTCTTGGAGCCGATGCCATCGCCTTTAGCCCGCACAAAATCTATGGTCCCTCAGGAATAGGTGTTTTAGCGATGAGTAATGAACTCATGGAACGTTTACCTCCATACACTTTTGGAGGTGGCATGATTTCTGATGTGTCTCTTGAAGGAAGTTCTTGGGCCCAGGGACCAGCAAAATTTGAAGCAGGCACACCTCCTATAACTGAAGTAGCAGGCTTAGATGCAGCAATTAAATGGATAACACAAGTAGGGAAAATCAATATTCACGACCATGCTGCTTCTTTAGCAGCAATATTTCTTAGTAAAGTTCAAGAAATACCTGATATTGAAGTTTTTGCTCCTGGGACTGGTCAAGAAACCATCGTTTCCTTTCGTCATAAGAAAATACATGCACATGACTTAGCTACAATTTTAGATGCGGAAAACGTTGCAATGCGCGCTGGTCACCACTGTGCTTGGCCTCTCATTCGCTTTTTAGGGGTTGATGCCCTCGTCAGATGTAGTTTTGCAGCTTATTCAGACAAAGATGATATCGAATTGGCTATAGCAGCTATAAAAAAAGCTTCAAAAATAACTTAA
- a CDS encoding DUF4286 family protein — MIIYEVTYILKDLEFEKRFSDFMIDVHLNDLYQTECFLSIAFAKTQTSGAYKATFYLKDKKMMDKYINKYSVNLRKGVIEKFPKAGIEFVRVFSYCLYFKSEQFTQSRKT; from the coding sequence ATGATCATATACGAAGTCACTTATATTTTAAAGGATCTCGAATTTGAAAAAAGATTTTCTGATTTTATGATAGATGTTCATTTAAACGATCTTTATCAAACGGAGTGTTTTTTATCTATTGCTTTTGCAAAAACTCAAACCTCTGGCGCTTATAAAGCAACTTTTTATTTAAAAGATAAAAAAATGATGGATAAATATATAAACAAATACTCTGTTAATTTAAGAAAAGGTGTGATTGAGAAATTTCCAAAAGCAGGAATAGAATTTGTGCGTGTGTTTAGTTATTGTCTTTATTTTAAGTCAGAGCAATTTACTCAATCGAGAAAGACATAA
- a CDS encoding AarF/UbiB family protein, whose translation MQSERSRKKRQALEKKKRNYKESLEKVAAMDYRWVVPLAKNIRIKSQILAKFISYVFSDIATTPLLNKKTSVNRFALMRGLTRILFPQSDTILTKIERSIQTLQESVGEISSEILTDTEVTQELLAPFIEMVCTAVEANPQLIALFGQPQILEDAFGPLGERIGGFVSLIPALSSQAAERFPDLKETFFHALFSLNKEERNQIYLLAENILGEVYKEKVFPLLKRTLSSDPRGKVLAPILSGAIEAIPGESCINALLSIACTPHNEISNGRVIAIAIQEIGGLYVKISQVISELCPPSLARELRTTQDDAGGIFPSIEKSWDYFKETLNQEEYAFWQPYLIIPKNPMRHFASASVGSLYNIQLNADGKERFGVDNVLIKIQRPKLRELFSIQSEHILKLTDDAHKALIEDLSLTKSIRSELLGLVSTLRRAVLNYHKQSQEELNFILEEKNADKVRFALGENNSIQVPRFFQSHPTIVFMEKMNGIKVTKIIQTKYLARREIADTIAKVYIDLVFNKGVVWADPHPGNILYDDLSHQVSMIDLNPCFVWDIKTREEFKHLIYRLLLRDAAGVYRTLYHLVDNPETLHSNTILDDLGHFLNLSMGSASLTRFVGEFIKTLSENQIDLKVEVQAALRGLSQIALTTASISARNNFGRILRKQFTLKELVGTVWNVGIIRVSKVILSTLFEFTRQMPEYDIGPVLDERDISMLSSRTYELAQANVCHILFKRVSPEDHPNLKMSQDGQMLLTTSDLYIEIIEKVRPATVRYVIEVPSRKWLKDRQEFVKLASIARSFCTIECLEQLRRNSLDDYWRIVEAWSKDPFLKTVEETQLIGEVRIAARNLYSLRFANIWESIFSGLPYSAKIFWRFLMRVEFWKESSKQNYLVSQKKKFGDVLLANLAYSSFFRIKILILEAILWYLRKKMSHLKFSMHLLPMSTQDLENLILFGLSRNFSEYKRKYK comes from the coding sequence ATGCAGAGTGAACGCAGTCGAAAAAAAAGACAAGCGCTCGAAAAAAAGAAAAGAAATTATAAAGAAAGTTTGGAAAAAGTTGCTGCAATGGACTACCGCTGGGTGGTACCATTGGCAAAAAATATTAGAATAAAGTCACAAATTCTAGCAAAATTTATTTCATATGTTTTTTCGGATATTGCAACGACTCCTCTGTTAAATAAAAAAACCTCAGTCAATCGCTTCGCACTCATGCGTGGTTTAACACGTATTTTATTTCCGCAAAGTGATACGATTTTAACAAAAATTGAAAGATCCATTCAAACATTACAAGAAAGTGTCGGAGAAATTTCTTCGGAAATTCTAACAGATACTGAAGTTACCCAAGAATTACTTGCACCATTTATTGAAATGGTCTGCACAGCGGTTGAAGCAAATCCACAGTTGATAGCACTTTTTGGTCAACCGCAAATTCTTGAAGATGCCTTCGGTCCATTGGGCGAACGAATAGGCGGATTTGTTTCTCTTATTCCTGCTTTATCTTCACAAGCAGCCGAAAGGTTTCCTGATCTAAAAGAGACTTTTTTTCATGCACTTTTTTCTTTAAATAAAGAGGAAAGAAATCAAATTTATCTATTAGCAGAAAATATTTTAGGAGAAGTGTATAAAGAAAAAGTTTTTCCACTTTTAAAAAGAACTTTGTCCTCCGATCCACGTGGCAAAGTCCTTGCACCTATTTTAAGTGGTGCTATTGAAGCTATTCCTGGAGAAAGCTGTATAAATGCACTGCTTTCGATCGCTTGTACACCACACAATGAAATTTCCAATGGGCGTGTTATTGCAATTGCTATACAGGAAATTGGTGGCTTATATGTAAAAATATCTCAAGTTATTTCTGAACTTTGTCCTCCAAGTTTAGCAAGAGAACTGAGAACAACTCAGGATGATGCAGGTGGAATATTTCCGAGTATCGAAAAATCATGGGATTATTTTAAAGAAACACTTAATCAAGAAGAATATGCATTTTGGCAGCCTTATTTGATAATTCCCAAAAATCCCATGCGGCATTTTGCAAGTGCCAGTGTTGGATCTTTATATAATATTCAACTCAATGCTGATGGTAAAGAGCGTTTTGGAGTTGATAACGTTTTAATAAAAATCCAGAGACCGAAATTAAGAGAACTTTTTTCAATCCAAAGTGAACATATTTTAAAGTTAACAGATGACGCACATAAAGCCCTGATAGAAGATCTCAGTTTGACAAAGTCTATTCGCTCAGAATTATTGGGGCTAGTTTCGACATTAAGAAGAGCAGTATTGAATTATCACAAGCAAAGTCAAGAAGAACTAAATTTTATTCTTGAAGAAAAAAATGCTGATAAAGTACGCTTTGCTTTAGGTGAAAATAACTCCATTCAAGTACCACGCTTTTTTCAATCTCATCCTACCATTGTTTTTATGGAAAAAATGAATGGTATTAAAGTTACAAAAATTATTCAAACAAAATATTTAGCAAGGCGTGAAATTGCAGATACAATTGCAAAAGTATATATTGATCTCGTTTTCAATAAAGGTGTGGTTTGGGCAGATCCTCATCCTGGTAATATTTTATATGATGATTTGAGCCATCAAGTCTCTATGATTGATTTAAATCCATGTTTTGTGTGGGATATAAAAACTCGAGAAGAATTTAAACATCTTATTTATCGTTTGTTGCTCCGCGATGCTGCAGGGGTTTATCGGACACTTTATCATTTGGTAGACAATCCTGAAACTTTGCATTCAAATACTATTTTAGACGACCTTGGGCATTTTCTAAATCTTTCTATGGGTAGCGCCAGTTTAACCCGTTTCGTGGGTGAATTTATAAAAACTTTAAGTGAGAATCAGATTGATTTAAAAGTCGAAGTACAAGCTGCTTTAAGAGGTCTCAGTCAAATTGCTTTGACGACTGCTTCTATTTCTGCGCGCAATAATTTCGGTAGAATTTTAAGGAAACAATTTACATTAAAAGAGTTAGTTGGCACTGTTTGGAATGTTGGAATAATTCGTGTTTCGAAAGTTATTTTATCCACTCTTTTTGAATTTACCCGACAAATGCCAGAATACGATATCGGTCCTGTTTTAGATGAACGAGATATCTCAATGCTTTCGAGCAGAACATATGAACTCGCTCAGGCAAATGTCTGTCATATATTATTTAAAAGAGTTTCACCAGAGGATCACCCAAATCTTAAAATGAGTCAAGACGGACAAATGCTTTTAACGACTAGTGATCTTTATATAGAAATCATTGAAAAGGTACGACCTGCGACCGTTCGCTATGTGATAGAAGTGCCTTCGCGCAAATGGCTTAAAGATCGTCAGGAGTTTGTTAAGTTAGCGAGTATAGCACGAAGCTTTTGCACAATTGAATGTCTTGAGCAATTGCGCAGAAATTCATTGGACGATTATTGGCGTATTGTTGAAGCTTGGAGTAAGGATCCGTTTCTAAAAACAGTCGAAGAAACACAACTTATTGGTGAAGTGCGTATTGCTGCTCGTAATTTATATTCTTTGCGTTTTGCTAATATCTGGGAATCAATTTTTTCTGGGTTACCTTATAGCGCAAAAATATTTTGGCGTTTTCTTATGCGAGTTGAGTTTTGGAAAGAAAGCTCAAAACAAAATTATTTGGTCTCACAAAAGAAAAAATTTGGTGATGTGCTTTTGGCAAATTTAGCTTATAGTAGCTTTTTTAGAATAAAAATATTGATACTTGAAGCAATTCTTTGGTATTTAAGAAAAAAAATGAGTCATTTAAAATTTTCTATGCATCTGTTGCCAATGTCGACACAAGATCTAGAAAATCTTATATTATTCGGTTTGAGTCGTAATTTTTCAGAATATAAAAGAAAATATAAATAA
- a CDS encoding Rieske (2Fe-2S) protein: MSYFKVCSLSLLSIDKPKKFTVDGLEILLVKALTDNKVWAFDNNCNHSDKPLEKGRWDPEKAEITCPFHKAVFNIAENGAVKQAPACIPLPVYQTEIRLENNESIVYVFLD, from the coding sequence ATGTCCTATTTTAAAGTCTGTTCTCTTTCTTTATTATCAATCGATAAACCTAAGAAATTTACAGTCGATGGATTAGAAATTCTTTTGGTAAAAGCATTAACTGATAATAAAGTTTGGGCATTCGATAATAACTGCAATCATTCTGATAAACCACTCGAAAAAGGACGCTGGGATCCAGAAAAAGCGGAAATCACCTGCCCTTTTCACAAAGCTGTATTTAATATTGCTGAAAATGGAGCTGTAAAACAAGCACCTGCATGCATTCCTTTGCCAGTTTATCAAACTGAAATTCGTCTGGAAAATAATGAAAGTATTGTTTATGTCTTTCTCGATTGA